Proteins encoded together in one Microplitis mediator isolate UGA2020A chromosome 7, iyMicMedi2.1, whole genome shotgun sequence window:
- the LOC130671795 gene encoding E3 ubiquitin-protein ligase Hakai-like, with product MGVKEKNSRSKWTTLIINIIIIILLIIYYNFQAHINHRHVSGPTQPIQGIQVDPPQYLHPKPDIDSQVGKVLSSSVASVRIKQVPSHMVQPVMGNDPRVNSIVNQSSLEHRQQHRSQQIMSMQNYSQNSVSLPANPPMRTNLITVPIQDTTITAHDMHSQPTHYYPQQPSQVSYGGYNVPPPVSQAQNYYPAQHSGQVSYAVAQSQQQYVVSGPASIRPSPNGYMQDAQYAPPQQIPAPQSQWSQHRQFYR from the coding sequence ATGGgagtgaaagaaaaaaatagtcgttctaaatggaccaccctaataattaatataattattattatattattgattatttattacaattttcaGGCTCATATAAATCATCGACATGTATCAGGTCCAACGCAGCCTATTCAAGGAATCCAAGTTGATCCACCACAATATCTTCATCCAAAACCAGATATTGATTCACAAGTAGGAAAAGTCTTATCTTCATCAGTTGCTTCGGTTCGAATTAAACAAGTACCTTCTCATATGGTACAGCCTGTAATGGGCAATGATCCTCGCGTTAATTCCATAGTAAATCAATCGTCTCTTGAACATCGCCAGCAACATCGATCACAACAGATTATGTCAATGCAAAACTATTCTCAAAATTCAGTATCTTTGCCAGCTAATCCTCCAATGAGAACAAATCTCATAACTGTACCTATTCAAGATACTACAATAACTGCTCATGACATGCATTCTCAGCCAACCCATTATTATCCTCAACAACCATCACAAGTAAGTTATGGAGGATATAATGTACCACCACCAGTTTCACAGGCGCAAAACTATTACCCCGCACAACACTCTGGACAAGTGTCTTATGCTGTGGCACAATCACAACAGCAGTACGTAGTTTCGGGTCCAGCATCCATCCGTCCTTCACCTAATGGTTACATGCAAGATGCTCAGTATGCACCTCCACAACAAATTCCTGCGCCACAATCTCAATGGTCTCAGCATCGTcaattttatagataa